ACAGAGAATTGCATCGAAGGATTTTTCCAGGAAAATTAACAACTTGCTTTCCTGGGAGGACACTCCGTGCGAATGCAACAAAAGGGGTGTCAAGCGTATGTGAACCACTCCCTCCGGATAGGCCGCTGTGGTTTCCAGGCAGTTCACCTCCTGAGTGGCTCGATGGCAGGTATCTAATTTTCGTTACTTGTAGAATATCTACATATCAATATTCAACTACTGTTTATCCTTGTTAATTAcaatcttttctgtttaagtGTAGTCTCCCTGGCGATTTTGGCTTCGACCCACTTGGATTAGGTatgtttttcttcatttttttttatgttgctGAACCATAAACTATATGGCATAATGTGGTAATTCATGAAAATCAGAGAAGAATTCCTGCTTAAATAAGCAATATGCAATAAAACCTTAAGAAGTTGCTCCATTTTCTGTAGGGTCTGATCCAGAGACACTTAAATGGTTTGCGCAAGCTGAGCTAATGCATGGCAGATGGGCAATGCTTGCAGTGGCTGGAATCCTGATTCCAGAATGTCTTGAAAGATTAGGCTATGTTAAGAACTTCTCATGGTATGATGCTGCCACTCGAGAATACTTTGCAGACCAAACAACCTTATTTGTTGTACAGATGGCCTTGATGGGTTGGGTGGAAGGCAGAAGATGGGCGGATATGCTTAATCCAGGGTGTGTTGACATTGAGCCTAAATTGCCACACAAGAAGAACCCAAAGCCGGATGTTGGTTACCCTGGTGGCCTATGGTTTGACCCCATTATGTGGGGGAGAGGGTCCCCGGAGCCTGTGATGGTGTTGAGGACTAAGGAGATCAAGAACGGGCGTCTTGCTATGCTTGCTTTTGTGGGCTTCTGGTTCCAAGCCATTTATACAGGGGAAGACCCTGTTCAGAACTTGATGGATCACATTGCTGATCCTGGTCACTGCAACATCTTTTCGGTAATGCTCGACTTCATTGTCTACAATCAACGaggaaattaatttgaaaatcgCTTGAACTATAGAATTGCAGTGAAATATGATCTTGATcttgtaaattaaaaaataaaaataaatactctGTTCTTGCAGGCTTTCACATCACGCTGAAGAAGTGAAGTTGATGAGAACCAGTTTATGGAAGACATGCAAAATGTGGTAGCACCAACAGCTAGGCAGTTCCTCTGTAATTCTTGTAATCtcatttgctattttttttcagAAGACACATATAAGCCGAGAAAACATCTGGACttggatttcttttcttttcttttctttttttgctgaCAATTGATTACATTCTTATATATTGTCAAATGACACTCTACCGACCAGGGTTGCCCAAAGCTTGAGCAATCTCTGAAAGTACGTAGGGGTGTGTAGATTTTCGGCCTTTCGACCGCTACCCACCATCGACACGGTCTTGAACTGTGCAGATGATGCAGCATGGCATAGTAGAAAGCAGAATCCACAAGCACACTAACTCATAGTTCTTCTACGAATCctagaaaaatcaaagaattgCTGGAAAATTGAAGATTAATTACTCTCTGAGTGTACATTTCTTGTTGAAAAAACTGAGAAAATACAACTTATGGTCGGCTAGGCTGTCCTTATTGAGCTTAAATAAAAGTATGGTCTCTGTTTTAGAAAAAGTGCAAAACTACCCTTTCACAAGTTCGCTCGATCGAATATCGACTAAGGATCGTTTGAACAAAAGATGACATTTGCGATCAATTGAACTCTTGAAAATTTTCTACTAGGAGCATCTCAGCCTACCTCGCTCAAgtggcccttgagagaaaatcaatccAACTCTTGGCTACTTGTTAAATCACAAGAACTCCCTCCTAGGACACCCTTCTTCCGCTCAAAATTTCAATGAAGTTTTTGGCTAGTTGATCTACATGATCAGTACATATATAGGTTGGCTTTTGATGACAGGTGGAGGCGGGGATTGAGTTCCCTTTTGGTTGCCGACCTGAAGTCGAAGGTGGAGATGGAGGTTCATTTCGTTTTTCGATAAAATTT
The Alnus glutinosa chromosome 14, dhAlnGlut1.1, whole genome shotgun sequence genome window above contains:
- the LOC133857651 gene encoding photosystem I chlorophyll a/b-binding protein 6, chloroplastic; protein product: MALAIASTALTSLPTRELHRRIFPGKLTTCFPGRTLRANATKGVSSVCEPLPPDRPLWFPGSSPPEWLDGSLPGDFGFDPLGLGSDPETLKWFAQAELMHGRWAMLAVAGILIPECLERLGYVKNFSWYDAATREYFADQTTLFVVQMALMGWVEGRRWADMLNPGCVDIEPKLPHKKNPKPDVGYPGGLWFDPIMWGRGSPEPVMVLRTKEIKNGRLAMLAFVGFWFQAIYTGEDPVQNLMDHIADPGHCNIFSAFTSR